The proteins below are encoded in one region of Labeo rohita strain BAU-BD-2019 chromosome 15, IGBB_LRoh.1.0, whole genome shotgun sequence:
- the cldn15lb gene encoding claudin 15-like b isoform X2: MSTGVQLLGFLMCLGGWLLTFMSLLNESWRKSTFAEDALTSIWYNINLWQSCSETTTGIKNCKPFPSLLEQPGHIQACRALMIIALILGLLGVILAVMGLKCTKLGSTSEESKGKISLIAGIFYILSGLCVMIAVSWYAARVVQEFYDPRYLGTRYELGVGLYLGWAAGALAILGGGILCTSFKSSGSAKSRNYNYTASQPQKIYKSPPSENSASKAYV; this comes from the exons ATGTCGACTGGGGTTCAGCTGTTGGGGTTTCTGATGTGTTTGGGGGGCTGGctgctcaccttcatgtcgttgtTGAATGAGTCGTGGCGCAAGTCGACGTTTGCGGAGGACGCCCTCACGTCGATTTGGTACAATATTAACCTGTGGCAGTCGTGCTCCGAGACAACCACTGGCATCAAAAACTGCAAACCGTTTCCGTCCCTGCTTGAACAGCCTG GACACATCCAGGCCTGTCGAGCTCTGATGATCATCGCTCTCATTCTGGGTTTACTTGGCGTCATTTTGGCCGTGATGGGACTCAAATGCACTAAACTGGGCAGCACGTCTGAGGAGTCAAAGGGCAAAATCAGCCTTATAGCCGGAATCTTCTACATCCTGTCAG GTCTGTGCGTTATGATTGCGGTGTCGTGGTATGCCGCTCGAGTCGTTCAGGAGTTTTACGATCCTCGCTACCTGGGAACAAG GTATGAACTGGGCGTCGGTCTGTATCTGGGATGGGCGGCGGGAGCTCTGGCTATTCTGGGCGGAGGAATCCTTTGCACTTCCTTCAAGAGTTCAGGATCTGCAAAATCACG TAACTACAACTACACCGCTTCACAGCCGCAGAAGATCTACAAATCACCGCCGTCAGAAAACAGCGCTTCCAAAGCTTACGTCTGA
- the cldn15lb gene encoding claudin 15-like b isoform X1, which yields MASTVLQLVGLFLGIVGWCLESSSTNSAVWKKASHGDAVVTASSRFEGLWLSCASTSLGSVQCQKFKTILGLPGHIQACRALMIIALILGLLGVILAVMGLKCTKLGSTSEESKGKISLIAGIFYILSGLCVMIAVSWYAARVVQEFYDPRYLGTRYELGVGLYLGWAAGALAILGGGILCTSFKSSGSAKSRNYNYTASQPQKIYKSPPSENSASKAYV from the exons ATGGCATCGACGGTGTTGCAACTGGTTGGACTGTTTCTGGGAATCGTGGGCTGGTGTTTGGAGTCCAGCTCCACAAACTCAGCCGTGTGGAAGAAAGCTAGTCACGGAGATGCAGTGGTGACGGCCAGCTCTCGGTTTGAAGGACTGTGGCTGTCGTGTGCGTCTACCTCGCTCGGATCTGTTCAGTGCCAGAAATTCAAGACCATTCTGGGACTTCCAG GACACATCCAGGCCTGTCGAGCTCTGATGATCATCGCTCTCATTCTGGGTTTACTTGGCGTCATTTTGGCCGTGATGGGACTCAAATGCACTAAACTGGGCAGCACGTCTGAGGAGTCAAAGGGCAAAATCAGCCTTATAGCCGGAATCTTCTACATCCTGTCAG GTCTGTGCGTTATGATTGCGGTGTCGTGGTATGCCGCTCGAGTCGTTCAGGAGTTTTACGATCCTCGCTACCTGGGAACAAG GTATGAACTGGGCGTCGGTCTGTATCTGGGATGGGCGGCGGGAGCTCTGGCTATTCTGGGCGGAGGAATCCTTTGCACTTCCTTCAAGAGTTCAGGATCTGCAAAATCACG TAACTACAACTACACCGCTTCACAGCCGCAGAAGATCTACAAATCACCGCCGTCAGAAAACAGCGCTTCCAAAGCTTACGTCTGA